A part of Roseitalea porphyridii genomic DNA contains:
- a CDS encoding phage tail protein — MSEPFVAEIRIFAGNFAPRGWAFCNGQLLPIAQNTALFSLIGTTYGGDGRSTTALPNMEGRAPMHPGRGPGLTTRRLGERGGAETVTLTEAQMPQHHHTLTGSADDRVLSVNPGGNYLGAGTALYAPSSAQRAPMAAQALPETGGSQAHNNMQPYLTINFIIALVGLYPSRS; from the coding sequence ATGTCCGAACCCTTCGTCGCCGAAATCCGCATCTTCGCCGGCAACTTCGCCCCGCGCGGCTGGGCGTTCTGCAACGGCCAGCTGTTGCCGATCGCGCAGAACACGGCCCTGTTCTCGCTGATCGGCACGACCTATGGCGGTGACGGGCGCTCCACCACGGCGCTGCCGAACATGGAGGGCCGCGCGCCGATGCATCCGGGCCGCGGACCGGGCCTGACCACGCGCCGGCTGGGCGAGCGCGGGGGCGCCGAGACGGTGACGCTGACCGAGGCGCAAATGCCGCAGCACCACCACACGCTGACCGGATCGGCCGACGACCGGGTGCTGTCGGTCAATCCGGGCGGCAATTATCTGGGCGCGGGAACCGCCCTTTATGCGCCGTCGAGCGCCCAGCGCGCGCCGATGGCGGCGCAGGCGCTGCCCGAGACCGGCGGATCGCAGGCGCACAACAACATGCAGCCCTACCTGACGATAAACTTCATCATCGCGCTGGTCGGGCTCTACCCGTCGCGCAGCTAG
- a CDS encoding GNAT family N-acetyltransferase, with translation MAGRGGAKATAHGLERPLPAMPRATARGLNFRPIATSDMRFLADLYAAGRAGEVAPLPWSAEQKAAFLRMQFEAQHAYYMAHYPDAHWLIATIAERPVGRLYLECWPSEVRIIDIALLPDARGMGLGTAMLEDVMALAADAAKGVGIHVEHANRARRLYERLGFRQVADQGVYALMRWEPPPVR, from the coding sequence ATGGCCGGTCGTGGCGGTGCCAAGGCGACGGCGCACGGCCTCGAACGGCCGCTTCCGGCGATGCCGCGAGCGACGGCGCGCGGCCTGAACTTTCGCCCGATCGCGACTTCCGACATGAGGTTTCTCGCCGACCTCTACGCCGCCGGTCGCGCCGGGGAAGTCGCCCCCCTGCCCTGGAGCGCCGAGCAGAAGGCCGCATTCCTGCGCATGCAGTTCGAGGCGCAGCACGCCTACTACATGGCTCACTATCCGGACGCGCACTGGCTGATCGCCACGATCGCCGAACGGCCGGTCGGGCGGCTCTATCTGGAATGCTGGCCGTCCGAGGTGCGGATCATCGACATCGCGCTGCTGCCGGACGCGCGCGGCATGGGGCTCGGCACGGCGATGCTGGAGGATGTGATGGCCCTCGCCGCCGACGCGGCCAAGGGCGTCGGCATCCATGTCGAGCACGCCAACCGCGCCCGGCGGCTCTACGAGCGGCTCGGGTTCCGCCAGGTGGCCGATCAGGGCGTCTACGCGCTGATGCGGTGGGAGCCGCCCCCCGTCAGGTGA
- a CDS encoding DUF6916 family protein, giving the protein MAEMSEIDRLTSEHFEARRNGPVTLEAGGETMALTIAEINAMGTSSREGGAFSVVFRGPREPVVEQAIHRLTFGADERADIFLVPLGPDGDGMLYEAVFT; this is encoded by the coding sequence ATGGCGGAGATGTCCGAGATCGACAGGCTGACGAGCGAACACTTCGAGGCGCGCCGCAACGGTCCCGTCACGCTCGAGGCGGGCGGCGAGACGATGGCGCTGACCATCGCGGAGATCAACGCGATGGGCACCTCGTCGCGCGAGGGCGGCGCCTTTTCGGTGGTGTTTCGCGGCCCGCGGGAACCGGTGGTCGAACAGGCGATCCACCGGCTGACCTTCGGCGCCGACGAGCGCGCCGACATCTTTCTCGTGCCGCTCGGCCCGGATGGCGACGGCATGCTTTACGAGGCCGTGTTCACCTGA
- a CDS encoding glycerate kinase type-2 family protein encodes MTSVDEPRSVLTHLFEAAVAAADPELRIPAHLPDRPRGRTVVVGAGKGAAQMARAFERAWDGPVEGVVVTRYGYAVACETIEVIEANHPVPDEAGLVAAQRLLEAVEGLTENDLVVALVCGGGSALLPAPPAGFALADEIALNEVLLASGAPISVMNAVRKRFSRIKGGRLAVAAHPARVVSLIVSDIPGDDPAQVASGPTVADATSRAETLAMIEAYGLDLPEAIARHIAEGPDDCPTPDDPRLAGHHVDVIASAGLSLQAAAEAARARGLQAAILSDAIEGEARDIGLMHGALAREVALRDRPFRRPVVILSGGETTVTVRGEGRGGRNSEFLLALATVIDGLKGVDALAADTDGIDGSENNAGAFADGGSIARLRAAGGDPRAFLARNDAYAAFERLGDLFAPGPTGTNVNDFRAILVR; translated from the coding sequence ATGACGAGTGTCGATGAACCGCGCAGCGTTTTGACGCACCTGTTCGAGGCGGCGGTCGCGGCCGCCGATCCGGAGCTGCGCATCCCGGCCCATCTGCCGGACCGGCCGCGCGGCCGCACCGTGGTCGTCGGCGCCGGCAAGGGGGCGGCCCAGATGGCCCGCGCCTTCGAGCGCGCCTGGGACGGGCCGGTCGAGGGCGTCGTCGTCACGCGTTATGGCTATGCGGTTGCTTGCGAGACGATCGAGGTGATCGAGGCGAACCATCCCGTGCCGGACGAGGCGGGGCTTGTCGCCGCGCAACGCCTGCTGGAGGCGGTCGAGGGGCTGACCGAGAACGATCTGGTCGTGGCGCTCGTCTGCGGGGGCGGCTCGGCGCTGCTGCCGGCGCCGCCGGCCGGGTTCGCGCTCGCCGACGAGATCGCGCTGAACGAGGTGCTGCTCGCCTCGGGCGCGCCGATCTCGGTGATGAACGCGGTGCGCAAGCGCTTCTCGCGCATCAAGGGCGGCCGGCTCGCCGTCGCGGCCCATCCGGCGAGGGTCGTCAGCCTGATCGTCTCGGACATTCCGGGCGACGATCCCGCGCAGGTCGCCTCGGGGCCGACCGTGGCCGATGCGACGAGCCGCGCCGAGACGCTGGCCATGATCGAGGCCTACGGGCTCGACCTGCCCGAAGCGATCGCCAGGCACATCGCCGAAGGTCCCGACGATTGCCCGACGCCGGACGATCCGCGCCTCGCCGGCCATCATGTCGATGTCATCGCCTCGGCGGGGCTGTCGCTTCAGGCGGCGGCGGAAGCGGCGCGGGCGCGCGGTCTTCAGGCGGCGATCCTGTCCGATGCGATCGAGGGGGAGGCGCGCGACATCGGGCTGATGCACGGGGCGCTGGCCCGCGAGGTGGCGCTGCGCGACCGGCCGTTCCGCAGGCCGGTGGTGATCCTGTCGGGCGGCGAGACCACCGTGACCGTGCGCGGTGAGGGCCGGGGCGGGCGCAACAGCGAGTTCCTGCTGGCGCTGGCGACGGTGATCGACGGGCTCAAGGGCGTCGATGCGCTGGCGGCCGACACGGACGGGATCGACGGGTCCGAGAACAATGCGGGCGCGTTTGCCGATGGTGGGAGCATCGCCCGGCTGCGCGCGGCGGGCGGCGACCCGCGGGCCTTCCTTGCGCGCAATGATGCCTATGCGGCGTTCGAACGGCTCGGCGATCTGTTCGCGCCCGGTCCGACCGGCACCAACGTCAACGATTTCCGCGCCATCCTCGTGCGCTGA